From a single Sus scrofa isolate TJ Tabasco breed Duroc chromosome 13, Sscrofa11.1, whole genome shotgun sequence genomic region:
- the NDUFB4 gene encoding NADH dehydrogenase [ubiquinone] 1 beta subcomplex subunit 4 has translation MSFPKYKPSRLATLPATLDPAEYDISPETRKAQAERLAIRSRLKREYLLQYNDPNRLGVIEDPALIRWTYARSANIYPNFRPTPKTSLLGALFGIGPLFFWYYVFKTDRDKKEKLIQEGKLDQTFNISY, from the exons ATGTCGTTCCCAAAATACAAGCCTTCCCGCCTGGCAACCCTGCCAGCTACTCTCGACCCAGCTGAATACGACATATCTCCGGAAACCCGGAAGGCACAAGCCGAGCGGTTGGCCATAAGATCCCGGCTTAAGCGGGAGTACCTGCTCCAGTACAACGACCCTAACCGCCTAGGGGTCATC GAAGATCCTGCCTTGATTCGTTGGACCTACGCAAGATCAGCAAATATCTATCCCAATTTCAGACCCACTCCCAAGACCTCACTCTTAGGAGCACTCTTTGGAATTGGGCCCCTCTTCTTCTGGTATTATGTTTTCAAAACTGACAGA gataagaaagaaaaacttatcCAGGAAGGAAAATTGGATCAAACATTTAACATCTCATATTAA